GGTGAGCGATCCCGAGCTCACCCTTGCACCCGCACCCAAGCTGGGTCAGCTCCGAGCCATCCTCCGCCCGATCCGGACTCAAATGACAGATCCTACACACCTCTTCCGCTTCCACATCCTCGTCGTCGTCCGCCCCTCCGCTGCTGCGCCCCACTTCGATGACCACACACGCGCCCGCCTGCGACGCCGGAACATCCGCCGCCTCCCCGTTCCCCTCCGCCGGTCGACGCTCATACGCCACCTTCCCCCCTCCACAAGCCTCGGTCTCGGCAGAGCTCGCCGTGACGACAACGGCGATGGCGGCCTCGGGCGGCGTAGCCGCAGGGTTCGCCGGCGTCGTCCCCCGCGGAGGATGAGGTGGCTCCCCGCTGGTCTCCGCTCCGCCGCGTGGCTCGCTCTCCGTCATCGTATCTCGCCCACATTCGTATCGCGACGATTTCTTTCTCGCTTCGCATTTAACGTTTCGGTCCGGGTAAAGACAAAGCGCTGTCCGCTTCGGAGCTCGTTTATCCGATTAGCGGTAACGCCGCGGGCAAAAGATTGAGGAGCAATAAAGCGGAGGCGGCTTTAATGGAAGTTTTGACGGGAGTTTTAGCAAGATTAAGCGACATCACGGAATTTCAGGGTTGCAAGGATTGGCCGTTAGGTTCTAATTTGGAAGAAGGGAAATTTTGACAGGGTGACTACTGGTAGCAGGTAAAGAAGGAACCGAaaaggatgcggggaagccaCTGAGATGGTAGCTCCGTGGAACTGGGCCTTTACTTTCATTCTTGAGATCCGAGTTCGAAACGtgcggacgtcgattaaatgAGAAGACCAAATATTCTCCGCTCGGTCACATAAGGTGGAAGGGCTTATTGGTCTGCTGATAGCCTTGGTGATGCCAAGAATAACGTACTCACATAGAGAATTCGTGTCGGAGCCCAGAAGGGTAGCCGGACTGGCGTGCCCAACACACAGCTAGTTTTGCCCGCATAACATTTTTCTAGCGGGGTAGGGGTCCAGTGAGGGCTGCTATGCGGGGGTGGGCTTCTCCCATCCTCTCCCCTTCCTTTTTGtctaataagcaacaaaaaaaaaaaaaaagtgcggaataaattatatttaaaggAAGGAATGATTTATTATTCTGATATTTTAAAGAGAGTGGAAGGGGGAGTAGGTTTGCTCGGCTAGAATAGAGAGGTGAGTGGATGTGGAAGGGAAATGCTTGGGGGCCTGGGGCTTGGAATGGGAAGTTGACGGGGGAATAAAACTTTTGCAAGGGTTAAATAGCTAGGTATGTATACATTGAACATTACGGGAAGAAGAATGGGTTTCTATGGAAGAGGTTGGTGGGGTACGATCGATGTGATCGATGTTGGGTCGGCCAATGAGCACGGTTCTAATATCTAATGATGATGTGGGTGGGATCTAGAAG
This portion of the Phoenix dactylifera cultivar Barhee BC4 chromosome 11, palm_55x_up_171113_PBpolish2nd_filt_p, whole genome shotgun sequence genome encodes:
- the LOC103709027 gene encoding uncharacterized protein LOC103709027 isoform X1, translating into MTESEPRGGAETSGEPPHPPRGTTPANPAATPPEAAIAVVVTASSAETEACGGGKVAYERRPAEGNGEAADVPASQAGACVVIEVGRSSGGADDDEDVEAEEVCRICHLSPDRAEDGSELTQLGCGCKGELGIAHRHCAEAWFKLKGNRYCEICGTIAKNITGEEDSRFLEVWHDRRALSNIDSERSGCWRRQPFCNFLMACLVIAFILPWFLRVNMF
- the LOC103709027 gene encoding uncharacterized protein LOC103709027 isoform X2: MTESEPRGGAETSGEPPHPPRGTTPANPAATPPEAAIAVVVTASSAETEACGGGKVAYERRPAEGNGEAADVPASQAGACVVIEVGRSSGGADDDEDVEAEEVCRICHLSPDRAEDGSELTQLGCGCKGELGIAHRHCAEAWFKLKGNRYCEICGTIAKNITGEEDSRFLEVWHDRRALSNIDSERSGCWRRQPFCNFLMACLGLWSACTSKSLWL